The following coding sequences are from one Rutidosis leptorrhynchoides isolate AG116_Rl617_1_P2 chromosome 11, CSIRO_AGI_Rlap_v1, whole genome shotgun sequence window:
- the LOC139874868 gene encoding putative disease resistance RPP13-like protein 1 — MDGDIGAQVDENIFSHPQRKKVIDDILNKCDGMPLALIILGRHFRTKTNVEEWEEELKGDSCNVLTQDKIISALKLSYYDLAPHLKQTFVYCSIFPRAYIFDVDEPLEDGRRYTMPNMVHELAMDVAGEFFCTLENEIDLQTMKETLKKVHHLLFNSGKFKTFDVLQSLTHLRTLLALSVTKPDSSQRFFLPPKVLMELIPHLQFLRVLNLSNYSITEVPYSIDTLIHMRYLNFLELTSDDYPKKLATSLIYRVYCFVVVKGYPPSLGHLQALKKLIVESMNKVVIVGPELLGFPLLEVLEFKVMEGWEKWSINSVETYPCLREISLVNCMKLKVESKQLIGSLKVLHIQKCSTEV, encoded by the exons atggatggagatattgga GCCCAGGTTGATGAAAACATCTTTTCACATCCACAACGAAAAAAAGTTATTGATGATATCCTCAATAAATGTGACGGAATGCCTTTAGCTTTGATAATTCTAGGGAGGCATTTCAGGACAAAAACAAATGTTGAAGAATGGGAGGAGGAGTTGAAAGGTGACTCGTGTAATGTACTGACACAAGATAAAATTATTTCAGCACTAAAACTAAGCTATTATGATCTGGCTCCTCATCTAAAGCAGACGTTTGTATATTGTTCCATATTCCCTAGAGCCTATATTTTCGATGTGGATGAA CCTTTAGAGGATGGACGACGGTACACAATGCCTAACATGGTGCATGAACTGGCCATGGATGTTGCAGGAGAGTTTTTCTGTACATTGGAAAATGAGATTGATCTTCAAACCATGAAGGAAACTTTAAAGAAGGTTCACCACCTTTTGTTTAATTCTGGAAAGTTCAAAACATTTGACGTATTACAAAGCCTTACACACTTGCGAACTCTTTTGGCTCTGTCAGTTACTAAGCCTGACAGTTCCCAAAGGTTCTTCTTACCGCCTAAGGTTCTTATGGAATTGATCCCCCATCTACAATTCCTAAGGGTGCTAAACCTAAGTAATTATTCAATCACAGAGGTCCCATACTCTATTGATACCCTTATCCATATGCGGTACCTCAACTTTCTAGAACTGACATCAGACGATTACCCAAAGAAGTTGGCGACCTCTTTAATCTACAGAGTTTATTGCTTCGTGGTTGTGAAGGGTTAC CCACCATCACTTGGACATCTTCAAGCACTTAAGAAGTTGATTGTTGAAAGTATGAATAAGGTTGTCATTGTAGGCCCTGAGTTACTTGGATTTCCATTACTTGAAGTTTTGGAATTCAAAGTTATGGAGGGTTGGGAGAAATGGTCAATCAACAGTGTCGAAACTTATCCTTGTCTTCGTGAGATTTCATTGGTAAATTGTATGAAACTTAAGGTGGAGTCAAAACAGTTGATAGGGTCACTTAAGGTTTTACATATACAAAAATGCTCTACAGAAGTGTGA
- the LOC139874869 gene encoding secreted RxLR effector protein 161-like, giving the protein MTSTRPDIAFIVGKLSRFTSNPNATHWRAVVRVFKYLKGTMDYGITYTGFPSVLEGYSDASWITNVEDHSSTTSWIFLLGGGAISWASKKQTCITNSTMESEFVALVAAGKEADWLRNLIHEIPLWPKPISPISIRCDSEATLAKAYSQMYNGKSRHLGVRHSMVRELISHGVISVSFVRFQQNLADHLTKALARDLVHKSAIGVGLKSI; this is encoded by the coding sequence ATGACAAGCACACGCCCCGATATTGCTTTCATAGTGGGAAAACTGAGTAGGTTTACTAGTAATCCGAATGCTACTCATTGGCGTGCTGTGGTTAGAGTATTCAAGTATTTAAAGGGTACTATGGATTATGGTATCACTTATACTGGGTTTCCTTCAGTTTTAGAAGGATATTCGGATGCAAGTTGGATAACCAACGTCGAAGATCATTCATCTACGACTAGTTGGATATTCCTACTTGGAGGAGGTGCTatatcatgggcttctaagaagcaaacATGCATTACAAATTCAACTATGGAGTCTGAATTTGTAGCTTTAGTTGCAGctggtaaggaagctgattggttgAGGAATCTGATTCATGAAATTCCTTTGTGGCCAAAGCCAATATCTCCTATTTCCATCCGTTGTGACAGTGAAGCTACTTTGGCTAAGGCTTATAGCcaaatgtacaatggaaagtctagacacttaggtgttagaCACAGTATGGTTCGCGAGCTGATTTCACATGGAGTGATATCCGTAAGTTTCGTTAGATTTCAACAAAACTTAGCGGATCACTTGACAAAAGCGTTAGCCCGAGACTTAGTGCACAAGTCGGCTATTggagtgggattgaagtccatatAA